The Salinispora tropica CNB-440 genome has a window encoding:
- a CDS encoding DUF3107 domain-containing protein: protein MEVKIGVQYAPRELVLESAQSPAEIERIVTDAVAGDGGTLSLTDEKGRRVIVPVDKVAYVEIAEASSRAVGFTVR, encoded by the coding sequence GTGGAGGTCAAGATCGGCGTGCAGTACGCGCCGCGCGAGCTGGTTCTGGAGAGCGCACAGTCGCCGGCCGAGATCGAGCGGATCGTGACCGACGCCGTCGCCGGCGACGGCGGCACCCTCTCCCTCACCGACGAGAAGGGGCGGCGGGTCATCGTCCCGGTCGACAAGGTCGCCTACGTCGAGATCGCCGAGGCGTCCTCCCGGGCGGTCGGGTTTACCGTCCGCTGA
- a CDS encoding DEAD/DEAH box helicase, with translation MSELTHNLMDGTELAATAPVRPEAPTFAELGARKETVDALNAAGITRAFAIQEYALPIALRGVDLIGQAPTGTGKTLGFGVPLLERVFAPAEGGDGTPQALVVVPTRELGIQVAKDLHAAGSTRGVRVLPIYGGVAYEPQIEALRTGVEILVGTPGRLLDLAKQKQLKLDRVRALVLDEADRMLDLGFLDDVEKILAMLPEERQTMLFSATMPDPIVALSRRFLRRPVTIHAGHTAETGPSPQTQQLAYRTHSLNKIEIVARILQAKGRGLTMIFTRTKRAADRVAADLDFRGFAVAAVHGDLGQGARERALRAFRTGKIDTLVATDVAARGIDVSGVTHVLNYDCPEDQDTYTHRIGRTGRAGASGVAVTFVDWDDMPRWRIIDKTLGLEMPEPPETYHTSPHLYAELDIPSEVTGTLPTDARTRAGLSAEVEEDLGGGSRRGDGRGPRRGTGRDRRRGRGGDASGGAGSSTTEPGEAGETAERTPRRRRRRRGGEVVTTGEPAVVTVETGAAATTDSPGADAPKPRRRRRRRGGASGTGTAAKTTTD, from the coding sequence ATGAGCGAACTCACCCACAACCTCATGGACGGCACCGAACTTGCCGCCACCGCACCGGTACGCCCGGAAGCACCCACCTTCGCCGAGTTGGGCGCCCGTAAGGAGACCGTTGACGCGCTGAACGCCGCCGGCATCACCCGGGCCTTCGCCATCCAGGAGTACGCGCTACCGATCGCGCTGCGCGGCGTTGACCTGATCGGCCAGGCTCCGACCGGCACCGGCAAGACCCTCGGCTTCGGCGTACCACTGCTGGAGCGGGTCTTCGCTCCCGCCGAGGGCGGCGACGGCACCCCACAGGCGCTGGTCGTCGTACCAACCCGCGAGCTGGGCATCCAGGTCGCCAAGGACCTCCATGCCGCGGGAAGCACCCGTGGCGTCCGGGTACTGCCGATCTACGGCGGGGTGGCGTATGAGCCGCAGATCGAGGCGCTCCGCACGGGCGTGGAGATCCTGGTCGGCACCCCCGGCCGGCTGCTCGACCTGGCCAAGCAGAAGCAGCTGAAGCTGGATCGAGTCCGCGCGCTTGTCCTGGACGAGGCCGACCGGATGCTCGACCTGGGTTTCCTCGACGATGTCGAGAAGATCCTGGCGATGCTGCCGGAAGAGCGACAGACGATGCTCTTCTCGGCCACGATGCCGGACCCGATCGTCGCGCTGTCCCGGCGCTTCCTACGCCGGCCGGTGACAATCCACGCCGGGCACACCGCCGAGACCGGCCCGTCACCGCAGACCCAGCAGCTGGCCTACCGCACCCACTCCCTCAACAAGATCGAGATTGTGGCGCGGATCCTCCAGGCCAAGGGGCGCGGGCTGACCATGATTTTCACCCGAACCAAGCGAGCGGCCGACCGGGTGGCGGCGGATCTGGACTTCCGCGGCTTCGCCGTGGCCGCCGTCCACGGCGACCTCGGCCAGGGCGCCCGGGAGCGGGCGCTGCGGGCCTTCCGCACCGGCAAGATCGACACTCTGGTCGCGACCGACGTTGCCGCCCGGGGCATTGATGTCAGCGGCGTCACCCACGTCCTCAACTACGACTGCCCGGAGGACCAGGACACCTACACCCACCGGATCGGCCGGACCGGCCGAGCGGGGGCGAGCGGCGTCGCGGTGACCTTCGTCGACTGGGACGACATGCCCCGCTGGCGAATCATCGACAAGACCCTCGGCCTGGAGATGCCGGAACCGCCGGAGACCTACCACACCTCCCCGCACCTCTATGCCGAACTGGACATCCCCTCGGAGGTCACCGGCACTCTGCCCACCGACGCGCGAACCCGGGCCGGGCTCTCCGCCGAGGTCGAGGAGGACCTCGGCGGAGGGTCCCGCCGTGGCGACGGCCGCGGGCCGCGCCGTGGCACGGGCCGGGACCGCCGCCGGGGACGCGGCGGCGACGCCAGTGGTGGCGCGGGCTCCTCCACGACCGAGCCGGGCGAGGCCGGCGAGACCGCGGAGCGCACCCCCCGCCGGCGGCGACGCCGGCGGGGCGGCGAGGTCGTCACCACCGGCGAGCCCGCGGTAGTGACCGTCGAGACCGGCGCGGCGGCCACCACCGACTCGCCGGGTGCCGACGCGCCAAAGCCACGGCGGCGCCGTCGGCGCCGTGGCGGTGCTTCCGGCACCGGCACGGCGGCCAAGACGACCACCGACTGA
- a CDS encoding class I SAM-dependent methyltransferase: MPEPLPAALAEVRALLLDAGLNRAVAAGHRRGLRPAAHRAELRPVTLKSGPRLQVITTDGSAPHTRNLARGAEAEAAVDALLAEPFGNWHVETAATTLQLRVTKSGAAQVHRMAAPPVAEPVGHDRTKAHLLDPGDPIFTVIGGSAAKRRQVDAFLRALAATLPDGLRGPLRVVDLGCGNAYLTFAAYRWLTQQDIDVHLVGVDVREDQRQRNTELARRLGWADQVRFVAGTIADAAVGPDPDLVLALHACDTATDEALARAVRWGSRWVLAAPCCHHDLAAQLRSQPTPPPYELLTRQGILRERFADVLTDAVRAGLLRLHGYRAEVVEFVDSRHTPRNLLIRARRAGAPPTGEHWAQYRTLVDGWRVTPRLATLLGEPAGGTATSATNGPADTTTDPTD, translated from the coding sequence ATGCCGGAACCCCTGCCCGCCGCGCTCGCCGAGGTGCGGGCACTGCTGCTCGACGCCGGGCTCAACCGGGCGGTGGCCGCCGGGCATCGCCGTGGGCTCCGCCCAGCGGCGCACCGTGCGGAGCTACGGCCGGTCACCCTCAAATCCGGCCCCCGCCTCCAGGTCATCACCACGGACGGGAGCGCGCCTCACACCCGCAACCTCGCCCGAGGCGCGGAAGCAGAGGCGGCGGTGGACGCGCTGCTGGCCGAACCCTTCGGCAACTGGCACGTCGAGACCGCAGCGACGACCCTGCAGCTCCGAGTCACAAAGTCCGGCGCGGCACAGGTACACCGCATGGCGGCTCCGCCGGTAGCCGAGCCGGTCGGCCACGACCGGACGAAGGCCCACCTGCTCGATCCCGGTGACCCGATCTTCACCGTGATCGGCGGGTCGGCGGCCAAGCGGCGGCAGGTGGACGCGTTTCTGCGGGCGCTCGCCGCGACGCTCCCGGACGGGCTCCGCGGTCCACTGCGCGTGGTTGACCTGGGCTGTGGGAACGCGTACCTGACTTTCGCCGCGTACCGCTGGTTGACCCAACAGGACATCGACGTCCACCTGGTCGGCGTCGATGTCCGCGAAGACCAGCGCCAACGCAACACCGAGCTGGCTCGGCGGTTGGGTTGGGCCGATCAGGTGCGTTTCGTGGCGGGAACGATCGCCGACGCGGCCGTCGGGCCCGACCCCGACCTGGTGCTGGCTCTGCACGCCTGTGACACCGCCACCGACGAGGCGCTCGCACGGGCTGTACGGTGGGGGTCTCGCTGGGTACTCGCGGCTCCCTGTTGCCACCATGACCTCGCCGCGCAGCTCCGCTCCCAGCCCACCCCACCCCCGTACGAGCTGCTGACTCGGCAGGGCATCCTCCGCGAGCGGTTCGCCGACGTGCTCACCGACGCGGTCCGGGCCGGACTGTTACGGCTGCACGGCTACCGGGCCGAGGTGGTCGAGTTCGTCGACTCCCGCCACACGCCGCGCAACCTGCTCATCCGGGCCCGCCGCGCCGGGGCACCCCCGACTGGTGAGCACTGGGCGCAGTACCGGACCCTGGTCGACGGTTGGCGGGTCACGCCGAGGCTGGCGACACTGCTCGGCGAGCCAGCCGGTGGGACGGCAACCAGTGCGACCAACGGCCCGGCGGACACCACCACAGACCCGACCGACTAA
- a CDS encoding TetR/AcrR family transcriptional regulator, translating to MKNSEAPMTAVGNGTQTAGRPTRLPRSARRRQLLAAAQEVFVAQGYHAAAMDDIAERAGVSKPVLYQHFPGKMELYLALLDTHCDMLVATVQEAMRGTLDNKERVSASVRAYFDFVDHESESFRLVFESDLRNDPAVRQRVERVEQGCIAAITDTIISDTGVSRAHAELLASGLVGAAETAAQFWLARGRQVPKGEAEALVAALSWRGIASFPLQGESA from the coding sequence ATGAAGAACTCGGAGGCTCCCATGACCGCTGTGGGGAACGGTACCCAGACCGCCGGCCGGCCCACCCGCCTGCCCCGGTCCGCCCGCCGCAGACAGTTGCTCGCCGCGGCGCAGGAGGTTTTCGTCGCACAGGGCTACCACGCGGCCGCGATGGACGACATCGCCGAACGCGCAGGGGTCTCCAAGCCGGTGCTGTACCAGCACTTCCCCGGCAAGATGGAGCTCTACCTGGCGCTGCTCGACACGCACTGCGACATGCTCGTGGCGACGGTGCAGGAAGCGATGCGCGGCACCCTCGACAACAAGGAGCGGGTGAGCGCCTCCGTCCGCGCGTACTTCGACTTCGTCGACCATGAGAGTGAGTCGTTCCGCCTGGTCTTCGAGTCCGACCTTCGTAACGACCCCGCGGTCCGCCAGCGGGTCGAGCGGGTCGAGCAGGGCTGCATCGCGGCGATTACCGACACGATTATCTCGGATACCGGCGTGAGCCGGGCACACGCGGAGCTACTCGCGTCCGGCCTGGTCGGGGCGGCCGAGACGGCGGCGCAGTTCTGGCTGGCCAGAGGGCGGCAGGTGCCGAAGGGAGAGGCGGAGGCGTTGGTCGCCGCGCTCTCCTGGCGAGGCATCGCGAGCTTCCCCTTGCAGGGTGAGTCAGCCTGA